The Micromonospora sp. WMMD961 genome has a segment encoding these proteins:
- a CDS encoding DNA repair helicase XPB, with protein sequence MSGGPLIVQSDKTLLLEIDHPDAQACRMAIAPFAELERSPEHVHTYRLTPLGLWNARAAGHDAEGVVDSLLKYSRYPVPHALLVDVAETMDRYGRLQLANDPAYGLVLRALDRLVLIEVAKSKKLAGMLGDKIDDDTIRVHPSERGRLKQALLKLGWPAEDLAGYVDGEAHPIELAEAGKDGRRPWTLRSYQREAVEAFWAGGSGVVVLPCGAGKTLVGAAAMAEAKATTLILVTNTVAGRQWKRELIARTSLTEEEIGEYSGERKEIRPVTIATYQVLTSRRGGAFTHLDLFGARDWGLVVYDEVHLLPAPIFRFTADLQARRRLGLTATLVREDGREGDVFSLIGPKRYDAPWKDIESQGWIAPAECTEVRVTLTDAERMSYATAEAEERYRMAATARTKLPVVRALVERHPEDQVLVIGAYIDQLHQLGEYLDAPIIQGSTTNKERERLFDAFRSGSLRTLVISKVGNFSIDLPEAAVAIQVSGTFGSRQEEAQRLGRVLRPKADGRQAHFYTVVSRDTIDTEYAAHRQRFLAEQGYAYTIVDADDVLGPKLPTVD encoded by the coding sequence GTGAGCGGTGGACCACTGATCGTGCAGTCGGACAAGACCCTGCTGCTGGAGATCGACCACCCCGACGCGCAGGCCTGCCGGATGGCGATCGCGCCCTTCGCCGAGTTGGAGCGCTCGCCGGAGCACGTGCACACGTACCGGCTGACGCCGCTGGGGCTGTGGAACGCCCGCGCGGCGGGGCACGACGCCGAGGGTGTGGTCGACTCGCTGCTGAAGTACTCCCGCTACCCGGTGCCGCACGCGCTGCTGGTGGACGTGGCCGAGACGATGGACCGGTACGGCCGGCTCCAGCTCGCCAACGACCCGGCGTACGGGCTGGTGCTGCGCGCGCTGGACCGGCTGGTGCTGATCGAGGTGGCGAAGAGCAAGAAGCTCGCCGGGATGCTCGGCGACAAGATCGACGACGACACCATCCGGGTGCACCCGTCCGAGCGTGGCCGGCTCAAGCAGGCGTTGCTCAAGCTGGGCTGGCCGGCGGAGGATCTGGCCGGCTACGTCGACGGTGAGGCGCACCCGATCGAGCTGGCCGAGGCCGGCAAGGACGGGCGCAGGCCGTGGACGCTGCGGTCGTACCAGCGGGAGGCCGTGGAGGCGTTCTGGGCCGGCGGGTCGGGCGTGGTGGTGCTGCCGTGTGGCGCCGGCAAGACCCTGGTCGGCGCGGCGGCGATGGCCGAGGCGAAGGCGACCACGCTGATCCTGGTCACCAACACGGTGGCCGGCCGGCAGTGGAAGCGGGAGCTGATCGCCCGCACCTCGCTGACCGAGGAGGAGATCGGCGAGTACTCGGGCGAGCGCAAGGAGATCCGCCCGGTCACCATCGCCACGTACCAGGTGCTCACCTCGCGTCGCGGTGGCGCGTTCACCCACCTGGACCTGTTCGGGGCCCGCGACTGGGGCCTGGTCGTCTACGACGAGGTGCACCTGCTGCCCGCGCCGATCTTCCGGTTCACCGCGGACCTCCAGGCCCGCCGTCGGCTGGGCCTGACGGCGACTCTGGTACGCGAGGACGGCCGCGAGGGTGACGTGTTCAGCCTGATCGGCCCGAAGCGGTACGACGCGCCGTGGAAGGACATCGAGTCGCAGGGCTGGATCGCCCCGGCCGAGTGCACCGAGGTCCGGGTGACCCTGACCGACGCGGAGCGCATGTCGTACGCGACGGCGGAGGCCGAGGAGCGTTACCGGATGGCGGCGACCGCGCGCACGAAGCTGCCCGTGGTTCGCGCGCTCGTGGAGCGGCACCCCGAGGACCAGGTGCTGGTGATCGGCGCGTACATCGACCAGTTGCACCAGCTCGGCGAATATCTGGACGCGCCGATCATCCAGGGTTCGACCACCAACAAGGAGCGGGAGCGGCTGTTCGACGCGTTCCGGTCCGGCTCGCTGCGCACACTGGTGATCTCCAAGGTCGGCAACTTCTCCATCGACCTGCCCGAGGCGGCGGTGGCGATCCAGGTGTCGGGCACGTTCGGGTCGCGCCAGGAGGAGGCGCAGCGGTTGGGGCGGGTGCTCCGGCCGAAGGCCGACGGCCGGCAGGCGCACTTCTACACCGTGGTGTCCCGGGACACGATCGACACCGAGTACGCGGCACACCGGCAGCGCTTCCTCGCCGAACAGGGGTACGCGTACACGATCGTCGACGCCGACGACGTCCTCGGCCCGAAGCTCCCGACCGTCGACTGA